A window of the Homo sapiens chromosome 18, GRCh38.p14 Primary Assembly genome harbors these coding sequences:
- the TUBB8B gene encoding tubulin beta 8B isoform X3, protein MDVVRKEAESCDCLQGFQLTHSLGGGTGSGMGTLLISKIREEYPDRIINTFSILPSPKVSDTVVEPYNATLSVHQLIENADETFCIDNEALYDICSRTLKLPTPTYGDLNHLVSATMSGVTTCLRFPGQLNADLRKLAVNMVPFPRLHFFMPGFAPLTSRGSQQYRALTVAELTQQMFDAKNMMAACDPRHGCYLTVAAIFRGRMPMREVDEQMFNIQDKNSSYFADWFPDNVKTAVCDIPPRGLKMSATFIGNNAAIQELFTCVSEQFTAMFRRKAFLHWYTGEGMDEMEFTEAESNMNDLVSEYQQYQDATAEEEEDEEYAEEEVA, encoded by the coding sequence ATGGACGTTGTCAGAAAGGAGGCTGAGAGCtgtgactgcctgcagggtttCCAGCTGACCCACTCCCTGGGTGGGGGGACTGGGTCTGGGATGGGTACCCTTCTCATTAGTAAGATCCGGGAGGAGTACCCAGACAGGATCATAAACACATTCAGCATCCTGCCCTCGCCCAAGGTGTCGGACACCGTGGTGGAGCCCTACAACGCCACCCTCTCAGTCCACCAGCTCATAGAAAACGCGGATGAGACCTTCTGCATAGATAACGAAGCGCTATATGACATATGTTCCAGGACCCTAAAACTGCCCACACCCACCTATGGTGACCTGAACCACCTGGTGTCTGCTACCATGAGTGGGGTCACCACATGCCTGCGCTTCCCAGGCCAGCTGAATGCTGACCTGCGGAAGCTGGCCGTGAACATGGTCCCGTTTCCCCGGCTGCATTTCTTCATGCCCGGCTTTGCCCCACTGACCAGCCGGGGCAGCCAGCAGTACCGGGCCTTGACTGTGGCTGAGCTCACCCAGCAGATGTTTGATGCTAAGAACATGATGGCTGCCTGTGACCCCCGTCACGGCTGCTACCTAACGGTGGCTGCCATTTTCAGGGGTCGCATGCCCATGAGGGAGGTGGATGAACAAATGTTCAACATTCAAGATAAGAACAGCAGCTACTTTGCTGACTGGTTCCCCGACAACGTAAAAACAGCCGTCTGTGACATCCCACCCCGGGGGCTAAAAATGTCAGCCACCTTCATTGGGAATAATGCGGCCATCCAGGAACTCTTCACATGTGTCTCAGAGCAGTTTACAGCAATGTTCAGGCGCAAGGCCTTCCTCCACTGGTACACGGGCGAGGGCATGGATGAGATGGAATTCACCGAGGCCGAGAGCAACATGAACGACCTGGTGTCTGAATATCAGCAATATCAGGATGCCACggccgaggaggaggaggatgaggagtaTGCCGAGGAGGAGGTGGCCTAG
- the TUBB8B gene encoding tubulin beta 8B isoform X1: MNMPSTPLAPTTGTATCSWSASTCTTTRPAVAGTCPALCSWIWSRAPWTLCTRGPSGRSSGQTTSFPGKLLSCNSGGGSFICSTCRANGAFTSHVTLGPFCIMVVTTDDRIPGRRVTGCAVLQVSDTVVEPYNATLSVHQLIENADETFCIDNEALYDICSRTLKLPTPTYGDLNHLVSATMSGVTTCLRFPGQLNADLRKLAVNMVPFPRLHFFMPGFAPLTSRGSQQYRALTVAELTQQMFDAKNMMAACDPRHGCYLTVAAIFRGRMPMREVDEQMFNIQDKNSSYFADWFPDNVKTAVCDIPPRGLKMSATFIGNNAAIQELFTCVSEQFTAMFRRKAFLHWYTGEGMDEMEFTEAESNMNDLVSEYQQYQDATAEEEEDEEYAEEEVA; this comes from the exons ATGAACATGCCATCGACTCCGCTGGCACCTACCACGGGGACAGCCACCTGCAGCTGGAGCGCATCAACGTGCACCACCACGAGGCCAGCG GTGGCAGGTACGTGCCCCGCGCTGTGCTCGTGGATCTGGAGCCGGGCACCATGGACTCTGTGCACTCGGGGCCCTTCGGGCAGGTCTTCAGGCCAGACAACTTCATTTCCG GGGAAGCTGCTGTCCTGTAACTCTGGAGGAGGGAGTTTCATTTGCTCCACCTGCAGGGCGAATGGTGCTTTCACCTCACATGTGACACTTGGCCCTTTCTGCATTATGGTGGTGACCACTGATGACCGTATACCTGGCCGTCGAGTGACCGGCTGTGCTGTCTTACAG GTGTCGGACACCGTGGTGGAGCCCTACAACGCCACCCTCTCAGTCCACCAGCTCATAGAAAACGCGGATGAGACCTTCTGCATAGATAACGAAGCGCTATATGACATATGTTCCAGGACCCTAAAACTGCCCACACCCACCTATGGTGACCTGAACCACCTGGTGTCTGCTACCATGAGTGGGGTCACCACATGCCTGCGCTTCCCAGGCCAGCTGAATGCTGACCTGCGGAAGCTGGCCGTGAACATGGTCCCGTTTCCCCGGCTGCATTTCTTCATGCCCGGCTTTGCCCCACTGACCAGCCGGGGCAGCCAGCAGTACCGGGCCTTGACTGTGGCTGAGCTCACCCAGCAGATGTTTGATGCTAAGAACATGATGGCTGCCTGTGACCCCCGTCACGGCTGCTACCTAACGGTGGCTGCCATTTTCAGGGGTCGCATGCCCATGAGGGAGGTGGATGAACAAATGTTCAACATTCAAGATAAGAACAGCAGCTACTTTGCTGACTGGTTCCCCGACAACGTAAAAACAGCCGTCTGTGACATCCCACCCCGGGGGCTAAAAATGTCAGCCACCTTCATTGGGAATAATGCGGCCATCCAGGAACTCTTCACATGTGTCTCAGAGCAGTTTACAGCAATGTTCAGGCGCAAGGCCTTCCTCCACTGGTACACGGGCGAGGGCATGGATGAGATGGAATTCACCGAGGCCGAGAGCAACATGAACGACCTGGTGTCTGAATATCAGCAATATCAGGATGCCACggccgaggaggaggaggatgaggagtaTGCCGAGGAGGAGGTGGCCTAG
- the TUBB8B gene encoding tubulin beta 8B isoform X4, translated as MVVTTDDRIPGRRVTGCAVLQVSDTVVEPYNATLSVHQLIENADETFCIDNEALYDICSRTLKLPTPTYGDLNHLVSATMSGVTTCLRFPGQLNADLRKLAVNMVPFPRLHFFMPGFAPLTSRGSQQYRALTVAELTQQMFDAKNMMAACDPRHGCYLTVAAIFRGRMPMREVDEQMFNIQDKNSSYFADWFPDNVKTAVCDIPPRGLKMSATFIGNNAAIQELFTCVSEQFTAMFRRKAFLHWYTGEGMDEMEFTEAESNMNDLVSEYQQYQDATAEEEEDEEYAEEEVA; from the exons ATGGTGGTGACCACTGATGACCGTATACCTGGCCGTCGAGTGACCGGCTGTGCTGTCTTACAG GTGTCGGACACCGTGGTGGAGCCCTACAACGCCACCCTCTCAGTCCACCAGCTCATAGAAAACGCGGATGAGACCTTCTGCATAGATAACGAAGCGCTATATGACATATGTTCCAGGACCCTAAAACTGCCCACACCCACCTATGGTGACCTGAACCACCTGGTGTCTGCTACCATGAGTGGGGTCACCACATGCCTGCGCTTCCCAGGCCAGCTGAATGCTGACCTGCGGAAGCTGGCCGTGAACATGGTCCCGTTTCCCCGGCTGCATTTCTTCATGCCCGGCTTTGCCCCACTGACCAGCCGGGGCAGCCAGCAGTACCGGGCCTTGACTGTGGCTGAGCTCACCCAGCAGATGTTTGATGCTAAGAACATGATGGCTGCCTGTGACCCCCGTCACGGCTGCTACCTAACGGTGGCTGCCATTTTCAGGGGTCGCATGCCCATGAGGGAGGTGGATGAACAAATGTTCAACATTCAAGATAAGAACAGCAGCTACTTTGCTGACTGGTTCCCCGACAACGTAAAAACAGCCGTCTGTGACATCCCACCCCGGGGGCTAAAAATGTCAGCCACCTTCATTGGGAATAATGCGGCCATCCAGGAACTCTTCACATGTGTCTCAGAGCAGTTTACAGCAATGTTCAGGCGCAAGGCCTTCCTCCACTGGTACACGGGCGAGGGCATGGATGAGATGGAATTCACCGAGGCCGAGAGCAACATGAACGACCTGGTGTCTGAATATCAGCAATATCAGGATGCCACggccgaggaggaggaggatgaggagtaTGCCGAGGAGGAGGTGGCCTAG
- the TUBB8B gene encoding tubulin beta 8B isoform 1 (isoform 1 is encoded by transcript variant 1), with protein sequence MREIVLTQTGQCGNQIGAKFWEVISDEHAIDSAGTYHGDSHLQLERINVHHHEASGGRYVPRAVLVDLEPGTMDSVHSGPFGQVFRPDNFISGQCGAGNNWAKGRYTEGAELTESVMDVVRKEAESCDCLQGFQLTHSLGGGTGSGMGTLLISKIREEYPDRIINTFSILPSPKVSDTVVEPYNATLSVHQLIENADETFCIDNEALYDICSRTLKLPTPTYGDLNHLVSATMSGVTTCLRFPGQLNADLRKLAVNMVPFPRLHFFMPGFAPLTSRGSQQYRALTVAELTQQMFDAKNMMAACDPRHGCYLTVAAIFRGRMPMREVDEQMFNIQDKNSSYFADWFPDNVKTAVCDIPPRGLKMSATFIGNNAAIQELFTCVSEQFTAMFRRKAFLHWYTGEGMDEMEFTEAESNMNDLVSEYQQYQDATAEEEEDEEYAEEEVA encoded by the exons ATGAGGGAAATCGTGCTCACGCAGACCGGGCAGTGCGGGAACCAGATCGGCGCCAAG TTCTGGGAGGTGATCTCTGATGAACATGCCATCGACTCCGCTGGCACCTACCACGGGGACAGCCACCTGCAGCTGGAGCGCATCAACGTGCACCACCACGAGGCCAGCG GTGGCAGGTACGTGCCCCGCGCTGTGCTCGTGGATCTGGAGCCGGGCACCATGGACTCTGTGCACTCGGGGCCCTTCGGGCAGGTCTTCAGGCCAGACAACTTCATTTCCG GTCAGTGTGGGGCCGGAAACAACTGGGCCAAGGGACGCTACACAGAAGGCGCGGAGCTGACGGAGTCAGTGATGGACGTTGTCAGAAAGGAGGCTGAGAGCtgtgactgcctgcagggtttCCAGCTGACCCACTCCCTGGGTGGGGGGACTGGGTCTGGGATGGGTACCCTTCTCATTAGTAAGATCCGGGAGGAGTACCCAGACAGGATCATAAACACATTCAGCATCCTGCCCTCGCCCAAGGTGTCGGACACCGTGGTGGAGCCCTACAACGCCACCCTCTCAGTCCACCAGCTCATAGAAAACGCGGATGAGACCTTCTGCATAGATAACGAAGCGCTATATGACATATGTTCCAGGACCCTAAAACTGCCCACACCCACCTATGGTGACCTGAACCACCTGGTGTCTGCTACCATGAGTGGGGTCACCACATGCCTGCGCTTCCCAGGCCAGCTGAATGCTGACCTGCGGAAGCTGGCCGTGAACATGGTCCCGTTTCCCCGGCTGCATTTCTTCATGCCCGGCTTTGCCCCACTGACCAGCCGGGGCAGCCAGCAGTACCGGGCCTTGACTGTGGCTGAGCTCACCCAGCAGATGTTTGATGCTAAGAACATGATGGCTGCCTGTGACCCCCGTCACGGCTGCTACCTAACGGTGGCTGCCATTTTCAGGGGTCGCATGCCCATGAGGGAGGTGGATGAACAAATGTTCAACATTCAAGATAAGAACAGCAGCTACTTTGCTGACTGGTTCCCCGACAACGTAAAAACAGCCGTCTGTGACATCCCACCCCGGGGGCTAAAAATGTCAGCCACCTTCATTGGGAATAATGCGGCCATCCAGGAACTCTTCACATGTGTCTCAGAGCAGTTTACAGCAATGTTCAGGCGCAAGGCCTTCCTCCACTGGTACACGGGCGAGGGCATGGATGAGATGGAATTCACCGAGGCCGAGAGCAACATGAACGACCTGGTGTCTGAATATCAGCAATATCAGGATGCCACggccgaggaggaggaggatgaggagtaTGCCGAGGAGGAGGTGGCCTAG
- the TUBB8B gene encoding tubulin beta 8B isoform 2 (isoform 2 is encoded by transcript variant 2) encodes MDSVHSGPFGQVFRPDNFISGQCGAGNNWAKGRYTEGAELTESVMDVVRKEAESCDCLQGFQLTHSLGGGTGSGMGTLLISKIREEYPDRIINTFSILPSPKVSDTVVEPYNATLSVHQLIENADETFCIDNEALYDICSRTLKLPTPTYGDLNHLVSATMSGVTTCLRFPGQLNADLRKLAVNMVPFPRLHFFMPGFAPLTSRGSQQYRALTVAELTQQMFDAKNMMAACDPRHGCYLTVAAIFRGRMPMREVDEQMFNIQDKNSSYFADWFPDNVKTAVCDIPPRGLKMSATFIGNNAAIQELFTCVSEQFTAMFRRKAFLHWYTGEGMDEMEFTEAESNMNDLVSEYQQYQDATAEEEEDEEYAEEEVA; translated from the exons ATGGACTCTGTGCACTCGGGGCCCTTCGGGCAGGTCTTCAGGCCAGACAACTTCATTTCCG GTCAGTGTGGGGCCGGAAACAACTGGGCCAAGGGACGCTACACAGAAGGCGCGGAGCTGACGGAGTCAGTGATGGACGTTGTCAGAAAGGAGGCTGAGAGCtgtgactgcctgcagggtttCCAGCTGACCCACTCCCTGGGTGGGGGGACTGGGTCTGGGATGGGTACCCTTCTCATTAGTAAGATCCGGGAGGAGTACCCAGACAGGATCATAAACACATTCAGCATCCTGCCCTCGCCCAAGGTGTCGGACACCGTGGTGGAGCCCTACAACGCCACCCTCTCAGTCCACCAGCTCATAGAAAACGCGGATGAGACCTTCTGCATAGATAACGAAGCGCTATATGACATATGTTCCAGGACCCTAAAACTGCCCACACCCACCTATGGTGACCTGAACCACCTGGTGTCTGCTACCATGAGTGGGGTCACCACATGCCTGCGCTTCCCAGGCCAGCTGAATGCTGACCTGCGGAAGCTGGCCGTGAACATGGTCCCGTTTCCCCGGCTGCATTTCTTCATGCCCGGCTTTGCCCCACTGACCAGCCGGGGCAGCCAGCAGTACCGGGCCTTGACTGTGGCTGAGCTCACCCAGCAGATGTTTGATGCTAAGAACATGATGGCTGCCTGTGACCCCCGTCACGGCTGCTACCTAACGGTGGCTGCCATTTTCAGGGGTCGCATGCCCATGAGGGAGGTGGATGAACAAATGTTCAACATTCAAGATAAGAACAGCAGCTACTTTGCTGACTGGTTCCCCGACAACGTAAAAACAGCCGTCTGTGACATCCCACCCCGGGGGCTAAAAATGTCAGCCACCTTCATTGGGAATAATGCGGCCATCCAGGAACTCTTCACATGTGTCTCAGAGCAGTTTACAGCAATGTTCAGGCGCAAGGCCTTCCTCCACTGGTACACGGGCGAGGGCATGGATGAGATGGAATTCACCGAGGCCGAGAGCAACATGAACGACCTGGTGTCTGAATATCAGCAATATCAGGATGCCACggccgaggaggaggaggatgaggagtaTGCCGAGGAGGAGGTGGCCTAG
- the TUBB8B gene encoding tubulin beta 8B isoform X2 → MGFGRKAPVSPQGQCGAGNNWAKGRYTEGAELTESVMDVVRKEAESCDCLQGFQLTHSLGGGTGSGMGTLLISKIREEYPDRIINTFSILPSPKVSDTVVEPYNATLSVHQLIENADETFCIDNEALYDICSRTLKLPTPTYGDLNHLVSATMSGVTTCLRFPGQLNADLRKLAVNMVPFPRLHFFMPGFAPLTSRGSQQYRALTVAELTQQMFDAKNMMAACDPRHGCYLTVAAIFRGRMPMREVDEQMFNIQDKNSSYFADWFPDNVKTAVCDIPPRGLKMSATFIGNNAAIQELFTCVSEQFTAMFRRKAFLHWYTGEGMDEMEFTEAESNMNDLVSEYQQYQDATAEEEEDEEYAEEEVA, encoded by the exons ATGGGCTTCGGGAGGAAGGCCCCGGTGTCTCCTCAAG GTCAGTGTGGGGCCGGAAACAACTGGGCCAAGGGACGCTACACAGAAGGCGCGGAGCTGACGGAGTCAGTGATGGACGTTGTCAGAAAGGAGGCTGAGAGCtgtgactgcctgcagggtttCCAGCTGACCCACTCCCTGGGTGGGGGGACTGGGTCTGGGATGGGTACCCTTCTCATTAGTAAGATCCGGGAGGAGTACCCAGACAGGATCATAAACACATTCAGCATCCTGCCCTCGCCCAAGGTGTCGGACACCGTGGTGGAGCCCTACAACGCCACCCTCTCAGTCCACCAGCTCATAGAAAACGCGGATGAGACCTTCTGCATAGATAACGAAGCGCTATATGACATATGTTCCAGGACCCTAAAACTGCCCACACCCACCTATGGTGACCTGAACCACCTGGTGTCTGCTACCATGAGTGGGGTCACCACATGCCTGCGCTTCCCAGGCCAGCTGAATGCTGACCTGCGGAAGCTGGCCGTGAACATGGTCCCGTTTCCCCGGCTGCATTTCTTCATGCCCGGCTTTGCCCCACTGACCAGCCGGGGCAGCCAGCAGTACCGGGCCTTGACTGTGGCTGAGCTCACCCAGCAGATGTTTGATGCTAAGAACATGATGGCTGCCTGTGACCCCCGTCACGGCTGCTACCTAACGGTGGCTGCCATTTTCAGGGGTCGCATGCCCATGAGGGAGGTGGATGAACAAATGTTCAACATTCAAGATAAGAACAGCAGCTACTTTGCTGACTGGTTCCCCGACAACGTAAAAACAGCCGTCTGTGACATCCCACCCCGGGGGCTAAAAATGTCAGCCACCTTCATTGGGAATAATGCGGCCATCCAGGAACTCTTCACATGTGTCTCAGAGCAGTTTACAGCAATGTTCAGGCGCAAGGCCTTCCTCCACTGGTACACGGGCGAGGGCATGGATGAGATGGAATTCACCGAGGCCGAGAGCAACATGAACGACCTGGTGTCTGAATATCAGCAATATCAGGATGCCACggccgaggaggaggaggatgaggagtaTGCCGAGGAGGAGGTGGCCTAG